In the Triticum aestivum cultivar Chinese Spring chromosome 2B, IWGSC CS RefSeq v2.1, whole genome shotgun sequence genome, TTGCCTAGAGCTTTTAGTCTAAATCATCCCATCCTCAACATTCTTTCATAGCCATGCCCTAACTGCATTTATTGTCCATAGTTTTTAGTCTAAATCATCCCCCATATCCAACATTCTTTCATAGCCATGGACTAGCTACACAAAATGTCCATGAGTTCCTAGTTTTTGATCAGTATTGTTCATCTGTTGGAGAGTTTGTTGTGTGTGATTAAGGGTGACAACCATGGAACTGGACATGTATAAAATGGTGGCACAGGCGAACGGCGAGGTCACGTACCAGCTGACCGACCCGACGACATGGGGCGCGTGGGCGCACGAGGGGCACCGGCTCTGGGCGTCCATGCCAGAAGACTTCTGGCTATACGAGTACAAGGTGCGGATGTGCCCGCAGCCGTACAGCCATGACTGGACAGCGTGCCCCTACGCGCACAAGGACGAGCGCGCACGCCGCCGCGACCCGCGCCGCTTCAACTACGTCGCCATCTCCTGCCCGGAGTACCGTGTCAATGCGCGCGCGCATGCGCAGCTCCGGCTCGCCGGCGCTGGGCTCCCGCCGCCGACCTGCGCACGCGGCCTCAGGTGCCGCTACGCGCACGGCGTCTTCGAGTTGTGGCTGCACCCATCCCGGTTCCGCACACGCAAGTGTGATGCAGGCACGCGCTGCCAGCGCCAGATCTGCTTCTTCGCACACTTCACCCGCGAGCTCAGGAGCGAGGACCGCATCGCCACCTTCGCCGCCGCTGCAGTGCGGCCTTCGACCTTCGCCATGCCGCGGACGCCGCCCCACATCCTCCAACGCGCTCCATCCACTTCGGTGACGCATCCGCAGGATGTTCCAGCTCCACAGCTGTTCGACGATGTCACCCCGCAGGCCACTCCAAACAGACTTCGCATGCTGAGCCTATACTATGCCATCACTGGGGACGATGTTTTCTCCTCCCCCATCGCCACTGCCaccgctgccgccgtcgccgctgctgcgACCACCATGCCGACCATGAGGGTGCCCTTAATGGCgtacgaggaggaagaggaggactcTAAATCCGTCCACTATGCGAACGACGAAGACTCCCTGCTGAACGACTACCCACACCGAGATCTCATCATGGACTTTATGCACTAGGTATCCGAGGTATGACAAGGAATAAATCTCTGGACGGCAGGCCGAGTCGATCCTGGAGCTAGTGTCATTGTGCGCATGACGGCTGCGACAGCGCGTGCATGCGTGTCTGTTGTGTCCGTGTTCAAGCAGTGGGTCCGGAAAGCTGTGTGCATGGTTCTTATtacatacttcctccgttcctaaatataagtctttatagagatttcactatggaccacatacggatgtatgtagatgcattttaaagtgtagattcatccattttgcttcgtatgtagtccatagtgaaatctctccaaagacttatatttaggaacggagggagtatgtataaTTTGCATGTCGTGCATGGGCGCTAAGTGGCGGTAGTAGGTCCTCAGGAACGTCCCAATATGTGTATAGCGTACCTGGTCATAAATAAGTGCCGTCTCCATGTGGAGATATATATATCCGATGGAGATTTACAATGCTATTGCTGATTATTGTATTGTTATGTTATTGTTTTATCCGTCGGGCAAATATGTAATGTTTCCCTAAgcacttttttttttgcgagggttTCCCTAAGCACTTATATACAATTGTTTTGTGGAACCCAATGCCTCCTCAGTTCCTTTTAGTTTGTCTGATAACTAAGGTGTATTTTTATCTGTAGAATGAATATCATGAAGTTAGAAATGTGATTCATACGTGCCGCTTTGTCTGGTAGTGTTATGAGATAAGGAACATGTATATGTTTGAGTGTTGTTATGTTAATAGGCAAAATGCCGACATGGCAGTAACCACAATAAGTAAAGACGAAACAAGATTTTTTGTTAGTGGATATACAGCTTGGAGCTCATTGCGGTGAAATAAATTCTCCGATCCGGTCTGAGGAAGCACCGAGAATACTTAAACAAGAAGCCTTGGCCTCATGTTGCTGCAAACCAAAACCTCTAGTATAGTACTCCCCATTATGATCTATACGCCTTTACTTTTGTTATTCGCAGATGCTTGAGACAAAGAGTATCGAGGCATGGACTCGTACGGAAATACCATTTAAAACTTGCGTTGAGATTCAGGTCTTTTTTAACGGGGTTATGGAAGCATTCTTCTTTTCTTGGTACATTTTCCTTTTGCTAATTCCAGGAGTACGACTGGATCAACTGGTCTACTTAATCGATGGGGACGCAAAATTGAGGGCATTTTTGATTAAGACTGCAAATTCTGTCTGTTACACACCAGCAAATATGCATATACTAGAGGCTATGTGTGCTTCGTTGCGCTGTTCTTCACTCGTGGGATTAATTCTTTTTTCTCTAGTAGATTATTATGGTCGGTTGTTTTATTTGGTTTTATCTACGGTGGCTTGGCTTTTAATTATTTTTCATTTGTATATCTTGTTGGGTCGTCGTTGTAGACGATATTTGTTTTGAGAGGAGACTAAAGTTGTTAGGTTTGTCGTGTGGGGTCCTTGCATGTTCCGGCATTAGTGTCAGTCATTGATGGTTGTGTGACTTGGGAGCTCTAACACTCACATGGAATGGCCCATGAAGCTCCCGCTCACTCAACTCGGCTCCTTGCTCCGCTCAGTCATTTAGCTTTTATTTTCGTTCGCTTCTCTGCTAGCTCAGAAGAAAACCCAGCTATCATATAATTTTATTTCAAGATGTTCATTAAATCAAACTAAGTTCATGTACCTTAAAAATGTTGTGGATTACAAAAAaatgatttttaaaaaagttcTTGAATTACAAAATATTCATAGATTTCAAACAATGATCACAAATTCAAAAGCTTCGTAAATTAAAAATGTTCACATAATTTCGATATGTtcgtgaaatttaaaaatattctaaAAAATTTAAACGTTCATGAATTCGAAAAAATCTTTGTAAATTCTTAAAACATTCATATCTTTCTAAATGTTTACAACTCTAAGAAATATTTATGAGCTAGCATGtggaaaaactaaaataaaagcaaaaaaaagagaaaaaggaaaaaataatagGAAAAGGAAAAACTGGAAAAAACTATTAAAATGCTTGAAAAGCACAGAAAGCAAGCACAAAAACAAACCAGTCAATACCTTCTGAAAATAGAAAAAATCGGATGGCCCAGCAAGACAAACATTTACAAGCAAGGCCCAAAGCACCGGAAGCACCAGAAGGGCCCAAATATGAATATGGGAGCTTACTTTATACTAGAGGCCCCTAAAAAAATACTATATATTAGAGGGTGACGTATGCTCTGTTGCGCCATCCTTCACTTATGTGTTAAGCCTGTTTTTCTACATGTGatatatcatgaattttaaaattaTTCATAAATTCGAAACAATGTTCATGAATTCTAAAAAATCATAGTCTCTTTAAATATTCACATTTTTAATAAATATGAATTAGCATGTGgaaaaaataaaatggaaaaaagagagaagaaaacagggaaaaaacatgaaagagcaaaaacatgaaaaaaaacaaagacaaaaataTTAAAAATCTTGAGAAACacataaaagaaagaaaaactaaaaaacaaaCAATACCttctcaaaataaaaaaaaaagtCCACCCAAAGACAGACAGCCCTATAGATAGGGCCCATAACGTCCCCACAACCTCTGATGCATCAGGAGGCTTCAAATACACGGAGTTAGTTCTTGAATAAATTAACAATTTTTTGATTGATTTAATCTagaaataaatcatgagcatgtcAAAGACATTATTAAACTCATACTGATATCTAATCATGTAAGTACGTACTAGACATATAGCAGAAACATCTATGTAAACAATCAGTACGGCTAAAGCAGAAACAAACAGGAGTGGGATAACAAATTATACCCTCCAGCCAGCCAGGTTGTAGTGGCGGCGACAATGTCCTCAACGGCCTTGTTCTCGGCTTCGATGGAAATGCATGGTTATGTCGATGGAGACGAGGACGTAGTCGATGTAGACGAAAAATGATGAGCAATCGCGTcggagacgctccccaaaaacccaATCACCCTTCTttcggtgcaggatcgcaaagggctgggttccggaggcctgctctCCCATATAGCCATGCATGTAATTACTTCCTTTAGTGATCTCGAAATGGAGTGAAAATGATTCTCGCCTATTCTCCCAGAGGTGACCTTGAGTTATCGAACCCACAAAGGAAGGCCTTGTTTAAGCTAAGGTCTCAAGCAAGGTTTTATTAAAGAACAATTCCAACTTTTGACCGGATCAAACTCAAACAAGCTCATGGGAAACACCTATAATAAAAATAGGTACGAgtatgaggtcttaatgcttacaaccatatATTTGTGTTGGGACCAAATATGAGCTTAATTTGTGTGCTAGAGTCACCCATCAAGATGTGCTTGTTAGGAACTGAAGTGAGGGATGTGTCCAAATTATGTATTGACTGGCACTCGTCATGCATCAAGAGTCAGTTTTCAAACCGAGGCCCCTATCCGTCTTGCGGGGTTGCCTCGATAATTAAGATTGCAATAATCAGACAAGAGCTTTGggtgtttaatgactacacctcttgaATCCCAAAGATAGGATCCATGTTACCGTACTAAACCCTTCTGTCGCTGGTGCTCAAAATAACACTTCACAGTTTCCCTGTCCTTAGCCTCTCCGTGACTTGCTCTCCATGATCCTGGTACTTGTTGATACGTCTTcgttgtatctactttttcaaacacttttgctctcattttggactctaatttgcatgatttgagtgacACTAactcggactaacgctgttttcagcagaactaccatggtgttgttgtttttttgtgcagaactaaaaattctcggaattggacgaatttttttggagttttttttggaatatataaaaatactagagccaagacccactagaggggggccaccttCTGCCCACCAGGCACCACTGCACAccaacccccctgggcacgcctaagtggcttgtggggcccacgtggctccgctgaccctaatctcaagcctataaattcctatttccggagtaaaaaagaagagaagaatttcatcgcgttttatgatacagaacCGTCGCCaccccctgttcttcatcgggaggccagatccggagtccgtttggggctcccgagagggggaattcgtcgccatcatcatcaccaacccttcttcatcaccaatttcatgatactcaccatcgggagtgagtaattccttcatgggtttgctggacggtgatgggttcgctgaaatttatcatgtaatcgagttagttttggtagggcttgatccctagtatccactatgttttgagattgatgttgatatgactttgctatgcttaatgcttgtcagtagggcccgagtgccatgatttcagatctgaactctttatgttttcatgaatatatttgtgttcttgatcctatcttacaagttatatgcacctattacgtgttataatccacttaccccaaggtgacaataattgcgATTCTTTCGGTGATTACCGtggtttgaggaattcatgtattcactatgtgttaatgctttgttccggttctctattaaaaggaggtcttaatatcccttaatttccttatggatcctgctgccatgggaggtaggacaaaagatgtcatgcaaattcttatCGCAAGCACATATGACTTTATACGAATAAAGgccaacattacattgatgaactggagctagttctgtgtcgtcctaggttataactattacatgatgaatatcatccaacataaGTATCCatatcatcgatccaatgcctatgagcttttcacatattgatctttgctaagttactactgttgttgttgcttctgttacaatcactacaaaactgctactattacggttaccgttactgttgctatTGCTACTaccactatcaaactatcatattactgtgctattgATCACTCCATTGTAGATGTTTagttctctaggtgtggttgaattaacaactcaactgataatgcttgcaaatattctttggctccccttgcgtcgaatcaataaatttgggttgaatactctaccctcgaaaactattgcgatcccctatacttgtgagttatcacttGTAGTGATGAAGAACACAGACGCGACAAGAGACATCTATGGGGCAATTTTATTTAACACATACGGAATTTTAAATCAAAGCACTTCCACTGATCCCCACGACAAATACAGAGGGTTGCAAGGCCCTTTCCTCGACCCATACCATACCAggctactcacacatggagatcagatcacATGAAGAACGCGTCTTAGAACACATCATGAATGTAGATTGATTtgtaatatgtcttacaatggatgccgTGTGTGATACACGATTACAAGTATGATCTAGTGGAAGAAGAACTATGGTGATGATGGTGGTTATGGAGATGGAAATGGCAGCGACTAGGGTTGATCGAGATGGATGAGGATGACTCTGTTCTGGTTCTTCTCGTTGATGTTATGTTGACATTTTggtctcgacccctttataaaggttGTTTAGGTGGACGAGAGGCATCGGGTTTCCACGATATACGACCTCTCATGCGAGAAGTCGTGGTCGGATGTAACGATGTATTTTTCTCTATGCCTTCTAATGCGCCTCCTTCTGATTTCTTCTATATCCTCCTTCACTCCTTTCCATGTTCCCACTTGATTTTTCTTTCATATTTAGTCCATTTCCTCTAGAAACACATTAAAAGAGAGGATTTATGGAACCCTATGCATCCATTAGTCATTAGTGGCAATACCAGAGCGAATATATCTGTATAATTGAAATATCTTGGTTTAAACAAAGGGtagagtgtaaaaatatcactcatcatgTCCCCCGGGCTTAAATTGACCATCCTCGAGGAATATAGATATAAATTTCTATCCGAATCATAAGGAACTTAGTTGTTTAAACCAAAATAACAAGAAGGTTTTGGTTCACTTACGATCCGTACGCCTAGATAGCCCTCCGCTTCTTGACCTGAAAACTTAGCATAGTTGTAGCGGTGGCATGGTTATTATGCTAGTGTTCgtgaagcaaaaataatcaactcaaagtTTTGATCTACTAGATAAAACAACTTTGCAACACTCAATTATGTTTCCTCTAGTTGACACTTGCTTGCCAGAAATGCACGGAAGGGTTTTCCTTAGATAGAGTCATTAACACATAACTTAGGGAGTGAAAGGTATGTAAAGATAAACATGATACTAGAGTGCTCATAAACATACCCGCGAATGTCTGTTTCTCAAGGATCT is a window encoding:
- the LOC123040701 gene encoding zinc finger CCCH domain-containing protein 33-like; this encodes MELDMYKMVAQANGEVTYQLTDPTTWGAWAHEGHRLWASMPEDFWLYEYKVRMCPQPYSHDWTACPYAHKDERARRRDPRRFNYVAISCPEYRVNARAHAQLRLAGAGLPPPTCARGLRCRYAHGVFELWLHPSRFRTRKCDAGTRCQRQICFFAHFTRELRSEDRIATFAAAAVRPSTFAMPRTPPHILQRAPSTSVTHPQDVPAPQLFDDVTPQATPNRLRMLSLYYAITGDDVFSSPIATATAAAVAAAATTMPTMRVPLMAYEEEEEDSKSVHYANDEDSLLNDYPHRDLIMDFMH